One part of the Pristis pectinata isolate sPriPec2 chromosome 17, sPriPec2.1.pri, whole genome shotgun sequence genome encodes these proteins:
- the LOC127579266 gene encoding immunoglobulin lambda-1 light chain-like, with amino-acid sequence MSYWIRVASALLFFVTYLSAEVTVTQPLSRSITPGQNLQLSCTMAGASLGNDNVYWYQQIPGNTPRLLVYYWSSKSSPGRGPGVSERFSGSVSGNTGTFTISNVQPEDAADYYCAMWKNGLIFGKGTRVAVGNPRPPAISVLPPSADEVKVKGTATLVCLVNGFNPGAVDIEWTVDGSARRDGVVTSRVQQETDNTFSTSSYLTLQASDWSSHEFYSCVVKHETQANPVRANIVRSGCI; translated from the exons ATGTCTTATTGGATCCGTGTAGCCAGTGCGCTCCTTTTTTTCGTGACTT ATTTAAGCGCAGAAGTCACAGTAACTCAGCCGCTTTCGAGGTCCATCACTCCGGGGCAGAACTTACAATTAAGTTGTACCATGGCTGGCGCCAGTTTGGGGAATGACAACGTTTACTGGTATCAGCAGATTCCTGGAAATACTCCTCGGCTTTTAGTCTATTATTGGTCCAGCAAGAGCAGCCCTGGACGAGGTCCGGGAGTTTCAGAAAGGTTCTCCGGCTCGGTGTCAGGCAACACGGGAACTTTCACAATATCCAACGTTCAACCAGAGGATGCTGCGGACTATTACTGCGCCATGTGGAAAAACGGTTTAATATTCGGAAAAGGAACGAGGGTGGCTGTTGGCA ATCCTCGGCCTCCAGCCATATCGGTTCTGCCGCCTTCAGCGGACGAAGTCAAGGTGAAAGGCACCGCCACCTTGGTGTGTTTGGTGAACGGGTTTAATCCGGGCGCTGTGGATATTGAGTGGACTGTGGACGGCAGCGCGAGAAGGGATGGCGTTGTGACCAGCCGGGTCCAGCAGGAGACGGACAACACGTTCAGTACGAGCAGTTACCTGACTCTGCAAGCCTCCGACTGGAGCTCACATGAGTTTTACTCCTGTGTGGTTAAACACGAGACTCAAGCAAACCCGGTTCGGGCAAACATCGTGAGATCCGGCTGTATTTGA